One Ictalurus furcatus strain D&B chromosome 25, Billie_1.0, whole genome shotgun sequence DNA window includes the following coding sequences:
- the btbd6b gene encoding BTB/POZ domain-containing protein 6-B isoform X1 gives MPTPPDCLYGRIMKLLTFFLLLPESLKRTRKSGKQPGKLPACYEIVTLSLKKKMAAELYPASINTNLPNSNSTAVSPANKKTIVQVTQTATTPTATAAQQNINNNNVETASWQSTHPTLRERNALMFNNELMADVHFIVGRPGESQKVPAHKYVLAVGSSVFGAMFYGDLAEGKSEIHIPDVEPAAFLILLKYLYSDEIELEADTVLATLYAAKKYIVPALAKACVNFLETSLEAKNACVLLSQSRLFEEPELTQRCWEVIDAQAELALRSEGFCEIDLQTLEIILKRETLNTREAVVFQAVLEWAVAECKRQGLGPTARNKRSVLGKILYLVRIPTMTLEEFADGAAQSDVLTLEETHDIFLWYTAANKPTLDFPLAQRKGLTPQRCHRFQSSAYRSNQWRYRGRCDSIQFAVDKRIFIAGLGLYGSSGGKAEYSVKIELKRQGVILAQNLTKFVSDGSSSTFSVWFEHPVQVEQDAFYTVSAVLDGNELSYFGQEGMTEVQCGKVTFQFQCSSDSTNGTGVQGGQIPELVFYA, from the exons ATGCCAACACCCCCGGACTGCCTGTATGGCCGGATCATGAAGTTGTTGacgttttttcttttgcttccaGAGAGCCTCAAAAGGACTAGAAAAAGTGGGAAGCAGCCGGGCAAGTTGCCAGCATGCTATGAAATCGTGACTTTGTCCTTAAAGAAGAAGATGGCTGCAGAGCTGTACCCTGCCAGCATAAACACCAACCTACCGAACAGTAACAGCACGGCGGTGTCACCTGCCAACAAGAAGACCATCGTCCAAGTGACCCAGACTGCAACCACGCCAACGGCCACCGCCGCACAGCAAAACATCAACAATAACAACGTCGAAACTGCCAGCTGGCAATCCACTCATCCCACACTTCGAGAGAG GAACGCTCTGATGTTCAATAACGAACTCATGGCAGATGTTCATTTTATTGTGGGTCGCCCTGGAGAGTCCCAGAAAGTTCCTGCGCACAAG tATGTACTGGCGGTGGGGAGTTCTGTGTTCGGTGCTATGTTTTACGGGGATCTCGCTGAGGGCAAATCTGAGATTCATATCCCTGATGTGGAGCCTGCTGCTTTTTTAATCCTGTTAAA ATACCTGTATAGCGATGAGATTGAACTGGAGGCGGACACAGTGCTGGCCACTCTGTATGCTGCCAAGAAGTATATTGTGCCTGCGCTTGCCAAGGCCTGCGTCAACTTTTTGGAGACCAGCCTGGAGGCCAAGAACGCCTGCGTACTGCTGTCTCAGAGCCGGCTTTTTGAGGAGCCAGAGCTCACCCAGCGCTGCTGGGAAGTCATTGATGCCCAGGCTGAGCTGGCTCTCCGCTCAGAAGGCTTCTGTGAAATTGACTTGCAGACCCTGGAGATCATCCTGAAGCGGGAGACACTCAACACCAGGGAGGCTGTGGTCTTCCAGGCTGTCCTGGAATGGGCCGTGGCCGAATGTAAACGACAAGGACTTGGGCCAACAGCTCGCAACAAGAGGTCGGTACTGGGCAAGATCCTGTATTTGGTGCGCATCCCTACCATGACCCTAGAGGAGTTTGCAGATGGAGCGGCGCAGTCGGACGTGCTGACACTGGAAGAGACTCATGACATTTTTCTCTGGTACACAGCGGCCAATAAGCCAACGTTGGACTTTCCTTTAGCGCAGAGGAAAGGACTGACGCCGCAGCGCTGCCACCGCTTCCAGTCCTCGGCTTACCGCAGCAACCAGTGGCGCTACCGTGGACGCTGTGACAGCATCCAGTTTGCCGTGGACAAGCGAATCTTCATCGCTGGGCTCGGCCTGTATGGCTCCAGTGGCGGAAAGGCTGAGTACAGTGTTAAGATTGAACTGAAGCGCCAAGGAGTCATCCTGGCCCAGAATCTGACTAAGTTTGTTTCAGATGGTTCCAGCAGCACCTTCTCAGTGTGGTTTGAGCACCCAGTTCAGGTGGAGCAAGATGCTTTCTACACAGTCAGTGCTGTGCTGGATGGGAATGAGCTCAGCTACTTTGGGCAAGAGGGAATGACAGAAGTGCAGTGTGGGAAAGTGACCTTTCAGTTTCAGTGCTCTTCAGACAGTACGAATGGCACTGGTGTGCAGGGGGGTCAGATCCCAGAGCTGGTCTTCTACGCATGA
- the btbd6b gene encoding BTB/POZ domain-containing protein 6-B isoform X2, producing MAAELYPASINTNLPNSNSTAVSPANKKTIVQVTQTATTPTATAAQQNINNNNVETASWQSTHPTLRERNALMFNNELMADVHFIVGRPGESQKVPAHKYVLAVGSSVFGAMFYGDLAEGKSEIHIPDVEPAAFLILLKYLYSDEIELEADTVLATLYAAKKYIVPALAKACVNFLETSLEAKNACVLLSQSRLFEEPELTQRCWEVIDAQAELALRSEGFCEIDLQTLEIILKRETLNTREAVVFQAVLEWAVAECKRQGLGPTARNKRSVLGKILYLVRIPTMTLEEFADGAAQSDVLTLEETHDIFLWYTAANKPTLDFPLAQRKGLTPQRCHRFQSSAYRSNQWRYRGRCDSIQFAVDKRIFIAGLGLYGSSGGKAEYSVKIELKRQGVILAQNLTKFVSDGSSSTFSVWFEHPVQVEQDAFYTVSAVLDGNELSYFGQEGMTEVQCGKVTFQFQCSSDSTNGTGVQGGQIPELVFYA from the exons ATGGCTGCAGAGCTGTACCCTGCCAGCATAAACACCAACCTACCGAACAGTAACAGCACGGCGGTGTCACCTGCCAACAAGAAGACCATCGTCCAAGTGACCCAGACTGCAACCACGCCAACGGCCACCGCCGCACAGCAAAACATCAACAATAACAACGTCGAAACTGCCAGCTGGCAATCCACTCATCCCACACTTCGAGAGAG GAACGCTCTGATGTTCAATAACGAACTCATGGCAGATGTTCATTTTATTGTGGGTCGCCCTGGAGAGTCCCAGAAAGTTCCTGCGCACAAG tATGTACTGGCGGTGGGGAGTTCTGTGTTCGGTGCTATGTTTTACGGGGATCTCGCTGAGGGCAAATCTGAGATTCATATCCCTGATGTGGAGCCTGCTGCTTTTTTAATCCTGTTAAA ATACCTGTATAGCGATGAGATTGAACTGGAGGCGGACACAGTGCTGGCCACTCTGTATGCTGCCAAGAAGTATATTGTGCCTGCGCTTGCCAAGGCCTGCGTCAACTTTTTGGAGACCAGCCTGGAGGCCAAGAACGCCTGCGTACTGCTGTCTCAGAGCCGGCTTTTTGAGGAGCCAGAGCTCACCCAGCGCTGCTGGGAAGTCATTGATGCCCAGGCTGAGCTGGCTCTCCGCTCAGAAGGCTTCTGTGAAATTGACTTGCAGACCCTGGAGATCATCCTGAAGCGGGAGACACTCAACACCAGGGAGGCTGTGGTCTTCCAGGCTGTCCTGGAATGGGCCGTGGCCGAATGTAAACGACAAGGACTTGGGCCAACAGCTCGCAACAAGAGGTCGGTACTGGGCAAGATCCTGTATTTGGTGCGCATCCCTACCATGACCCTAGAGGAGTTTGCAGATGGAGCGGCGCAGTCGGACGTGCTGACACTGGAAGAGACTCATGACATTTTTCTCTGGTACACAGCGGCCAATAAGCCAACGTTGGACTTTCCTTTAGCGCAGAGGAAAGGACTGACGCCGCAGCGCTGCCACCGCTTCCAGTCCTCGGCTTACCGCAGCAACCAGTGGCGCTACCGTGGACGCTGTGACAGCATCCAGTTTGCCGTGGACAAGCGAATCTTCATCGCTGGGCTCGGCCTGTATGGCTCCAGTGGCGGAAAGGCTGAGTACAGTGTTAAGATTGAACTGAAGCGCCAAGGAGTCATCCTGGCCCAGAATCTGACTAAGTTTGTTTCAGATGGTTCCAGCAGCACCTTCTCAGTGTGGTTTGAGCACCCAGTTCAGGTGGAGCAAGATGCTTTCTACACAGTCAGTGCTGTGCTGGATGGGAATGAGCTCAGCTACTTTGGGCAAGAGGGAATGACAGAAGTGCAGTGTGGGAAAGTGACCTTTCAGTTTCAGTGCTCTTCAGACAGTACGAATGGCACTGGTGTGCAGGGGGGTCAGATCCCAGAGCTGGTCTTCTACGCATGA